A genomic region of Botrytis cinerea B05.10 chromosome 9, complete sequence contains the following coding sequences:
- the Bcpls1 gene encoding Bcpls1: MADKILLTYVILDILFVGSGALLLGFALTTKTGTSQAPTIASVATDLLLMGTPLNAAIGNAILIFFAFLISIPAMLLSTTRGWLKLHGFFVVVCGLFTLVIGLDIWFGTLESKQSLLDTWIAQSATTQSLLQEQLSCCGYFNSTSAPAFVIDSTCPNAIIAATMPGCSAAFVKLDGLFLDVIFTAAFGIVGLDVALIFGIAMLNKDRKERERYRFIDEKNGTGSF, encoded by the exons ATGGCGGATAAAATTCTTTTGACATATGTTATTCTGGACATACTCTTTGTAGGTTCAGGTGCATTATTGCTTGGGTTTGCCTTGACGACGAAGACTGGTACTTCGCAGGCTCCTACTATTGCCAGTGTAGCTACcgatttgttgttgatgggtACACCTTTGAATG CCGCCATTGGAAATGcaatcttgatcttcttcgccttcctcatctccattcccGCCATGCTCCTCAGTACCACTCGCGGCTGGCTCAAACTTCATGGCTTCTTCGTCGTTGTCTGTGGTCTCTTCACTCTCGTTATCGGTCTTGATATTTGGTTCGGTACACTAGAATCTAAACAATCTCTTCTCGATACATGGATTGCCCAATCTGCGACCACGCAAAGTTTGTTGCAGGAACAATTAAGCTGTTGTGGATATTTCAATAGTACGAGTGCGCCAGCTTTCGTAATCGATAGTACTTGTCCTAATGCTATTATTGCGGCCACAATGCCGGGATGTTCAGCGGCATTTGTTAAGTTGGATGGATTGTTCTTGGATGTCATCTTTACAGCGGCTTTTGGAATCGTGGGCTTGGATGTTGCGCTTATTTTTGGTATTGCAATGCTTAACAAGGATCGtaaggagagggaaagatatagatttattgatgagaagaatggaaCGGGGTCTTTTTAG